The following coding sequences lie in one Bacteroidales bacterium genomic window:
- the rpsC gene encoding 30S ribosomal protein S3, giving the protein MGQKTNPTGNRLGIIRGWDSNWFGGKSFENKLIEDRKIRNYLNARLSKASISKIIIERTLKLITVTIHTARPGTIIGKGGQEVDKLKEELKKITSKEIQININEIKRPEVDALLVAASIAKQIEGRISYRRAIKTNIASTMRMGAEGIKVQVSGRIGGAEMARTEQYKEGRIPLHTLRADIDYALSEAHTTYGRIGIKVWICKGEVYGKREIVPTSSSMKVNKQESHSMKEQGRRRRRK; this is encoded by the coding sequence ATGGGACAAAAAACAAATCCGACAGGTAACAGATTAGGAATCATAAGAGGATGGGATTCCAATTGGTTTGGAGGAAAAAGTTTTGAAAACAAACTAATTGAAGACCGGAAAATAAGGAATTACCTGAATGCCCGTTTATCCAAAGCGAGCATATCAAAAATTATTATTGAACGCACGCTGAAACTTATTACCGTGACGATACATACAGCTCGCCCCGGGACAATTATTGGTAAAGGAGGACAGGAAGTTGACAAACTGAAAGAAGAATTAAAAAAAATCACCAGTAAAGAAATACAAATTAATATAAATGAAATCAAACGCCCTGAGGTAGATGCACTGCTTGTTGCCGCCTCAATTGCCAAACAGATTGAAGGAAGAATTTCATACAGGCGGGCCATCAAAACTAATATTGCCTCAACCATGCGCATGGGTGCCGAAGGTATTAAAGTCCAGGTTTCAGGACGTATTGGTGGTGCAGAAATGGCACGTACAGAACAATACAAAGAAGGCCGTATTCCATTACACACGCTTCGTGCAGATATTGATTATGCCTTATCAGAAGCGCATACAACCTATGGACGTATCGGTATAAAAGTATGGATTTGTAAAGGTGAAGTTTACGGAAAAAGAGAAATCGTCCCCACATCTTCAAGCATGAAAGTAAACAAACAGGAATCCCATAGCATGAAAGAACAGGGAAGAAGGAGAAGAAGAAAATAA
- the rpsS gene encoding 30S ribosomal protein S19, with product MSRSLKKGPYISVKLEKKVAQLNESKKKTSLKTWSRNSMISPDFVSHTILVHNGNKFIPVYITENMVGHKLGEFAPTRIFRGHAGNKDKK from the coding sequence ATGAGCCGTTCATTAAAAAAAGGTCCTTATATAAGCGTTAAACTGGAAAAAAAAGTTGCTCAGTTAAACGAATCAAAAAAGAAAACCTCGTTAAAAACATGGTCAAGAAATTCGATGATATCTCCTGACTTTGTAAGCCATACTATATTGGTACACAACGGGAATAAATTTATTCCGGTTTACATTACTGAAAATATGGTAGGTCATAAACTCGGAGAATTTGCTCCTACCCGAATTTTTAGGGGACATGCCGGAAATAAAGATAAAAAATAA
- the rplB gene encoding 50S ribosomal protein L2: MALKKLNPTTPGQRFKVISAFDDITTDRPEKSLLTKIKRTGGRDNTGKMTMRYIGGGHKKLYRIVDFKREKENIPAMVKSIEYDPNRSARIALLSYSDGEKRYIIAPQGLKIGQKVISGKGAAPEIGNALYLSEIPFGTIIHNIEIRPGEGGKMARGAGTFAQLMSRDGKFAVIKLPSGETRLILQTCKATVGMVSNPDHGHEKSGKAGRSRWLGRRPRNRGVAMNPVDHPMGGGEGKASGGHPRTRKGMPAKGYKTRNKKKMSNKYIIEKRKK, encoded by the coding sequence ATGGCATTAAAGAAATTAAATCCCACAACACCAGGGCAGCGTTTTAAGGTAATCAGTGCTTTTGACGATATCACTACCGACAGACCTGAAAAAAGCCTTTTAACAAAAATAAAAAGAACCGGTGGCCGCGACAATACTGGAAAAATGACCATGCGTTATATTGGTGGCGGACATAAAAAACTTTACCGCATCGTAGATTTTAAACGGGAAAAAGAAAACATTCCTGCAATGGTAAAATCAATAGAATACGATCCAAATCGCAGTGCGCGTATAGCATTATTATCCTATTCCGATGGTGAAAAAAGATATATCATAGCCCCTCAGGGCCTAAAAATAGGCCAAAAGGTTATTTCAGGGAAAGGTGCTGCGCCGGAAATAGGCAACGCCCTGTATCTTAGCGAAATACCTTTCGGAACCATAATTCACAATATCGAGATTCGCCCCGGAGAAGGTGGTAAGATGGCCCGTGGCGCTGGTACATTTGCTCAACTGATGTCGAGAGATGGAAAATTTGCTGTGATTAAATTACCTTCCGGCGAAACCCGCCTTATACTTCAAACCTGTAAGGCGACTGTAGGAATGGTATCAAATCCCGACCATGGACATGAAAAATCAGGCAAAGCAGGCCGTTCCAGGTGGCTGGGGCGCCGCCCGCGTAACCGTGGCGTTGCCATGAACCCTGTTGACCATCCTATGGGCGGTGGCGAAGGAAAAGCTTCAGGAGGACATCCGAGAACAAGAAAAGGAATGCCAGCGAAAGGATACAAAACCCGCAATAAGAAAAAAATGTCGAATAAATATATTATCGAAAAAAGAAAGAAATAA
- the rplW gene encoding 50S ribosomal protein L23, with protein MNVIIKPIITEKMTGMSEKLNRYAFIIDTKANKLQVKKAVEELYDVKVDSVNTMNYLGKSKSRYTKAGYISGRKNSTKKAIVTLAEGEKIDFYSNI; from the coding sequence ATGAATGTTATAATTAAGCCTATCATAACAGAAAAGATGACCGGAATGAGTGAAAAACTCAACCGTTATGCTTTTATTATTGATACAAAGGCAAATAAATTGCAGGTTAAAAAAGCAGTCGAAGAATTATATGATGTTAAGGTAGATTCTGTAAACACAATGAATTACCTGGGAAAATCAAAATCAAGATATACCAAGGCCGGTTATATCTCAGGGAGAAAAAATTCGACTAAAAAGGCTATTGTTACATTAGCAGAAGGTGAAAAAATAGATTTTTATAGCAATATTTAA
- the rplD gene encoding 50S ribosomal protein L4: MELVVHKIDGSKSTKKVVLDDAIFGIEPNDHAIYLDVKQHLANRRQGTHSSKERSQMSGSTRKLKRQKGTGGARSGDINSPVFSGGARAFGPQPRVYNFKLNKKIKQLARKSALTYKAKEDKILILEDFSFEEVKTKKYQELLGNLKMSEIKTLMVLPESNPIIYMSSRNIQKTKVICASSLSTYDIMNAGNILIVESSMQKINEMFQK, encoded by the coding sequence ATGGAGCTAGTAGTACATAAAATTGATGGAAGCAAATCTACCAAAAAGGTAGTACTGGACGATGCCATTTTTGGCATTGAGCCTAATGACCATGCTATTTACCTTGATGTGAAACAGCACCTTGCAAATAGACGGCAAGGAACTCACAGTTCAAAGGAACGTTCACAGATGTCAGGGAGTACCCGTAAGCTTAAACGCCAGAAAGGTACAGGCGGAGCTCGTTCAGGTGATATAAACTCCCCTGTGTTTTCAGGCGGGGCCAGAGCATTTGGTCCCCAACCCAGAGTTTATAACTTTAAACTGAACAAAAAAATCAAACAACTGGCACGTAAATCAGCACTGACATACAAAGCCAAAGAAGATAAAATACTCATACTGGAAGATTTCAGTTTCGAAGAAGTCAAAACAAAAAAATATCAGGAGCTTTTAGGCAACCTTAAAATGTCTGAAATAAAAACACTCATGGTATTGCCTGAAAGCAACCCTATCATTTACATGTCATCACGGAATATTCAAAAAACCAAGGTAATTTGTGCTTCCTCACTAAGTACCTATGACATCATGAACGCAGGCAATATTCTGATAGTTGAAAGCTCTATGCAGAAAATAAATGAAATGTTTCAAAAATAA
- the rplC gene encoding 50S ribosomal protein L3 — translation MSGLIGKKIGMTSVFDEAGNNIPCTVIEAGPCVVTQVLTKEKDGYDAIQLAFDEKKESRTNKPMKGHFAKAGTTPKKIIAEFSRFEEGYRKHFGEVLHVDVFIEREFIDVVGISKGKGFQGVVKRHNFSGVGENTHGQHDRLRAPGSVGASSYPSRVFKGIRMAGRMGNQRVKVINSQVVKIIPEKNLIIVKGSVPGPKGSYLKIERWS, via the coding sequence ATGTCAGGGTTAATAGGAAAAAAGATTGGAATGACCAGCGTATTTGACGAAGCAGGGAACAACATCCCGTGTACCGTTATTGAAGCAGGCCCCTGTGTAGTAACACAGGTTTTGACAAAAGAAAAAGACGGTTATGATGCCATACAGCTTGCTTTCGATGAAAAGAAAGAAAGCCGCACCAACAAGCCGATGAAAGGCCATTTTGCCAAAGCAGGCACCACGCCAAAGAAAATTATTGCAGAATTTTCGAGATTTGAAGAAGGTTACAGAAAGCATTTTGGCGAAGTGCTGCATGTGGATGTGTTTATTGAAAGAGAGTTTATTGACGTGGTTGGCATCTCTAAAGGGAAAGGATTTCAGGGAGTTGTTAAGCGCCATAATTTCAGTGGTGTTGGAGAAAATACTCATGGACAGCATGACCGCTTGAGGGCACCAGGCTCTGTTGGAGCATCATCATACCCCTCACGTGTTTTTAAAGGAATACGAATGGCTGGCAGGATGGGAAACCAAAGAGTAAAGGTCATCAACAGCCAGGTTGTTAAAATCATCCCTGAAAAAAATCTTATTATCGTAAAAGGCTCGGTTCCCGGCCCTAAAGGTTCATACTTAAAAATAGAAAGATGGAGCTAG
- the rpsJ gene encoding 30S ribosomal protein S10, giving the protein MNQRIRIKLKSYDHNLVDKSAEKIVKTVKSTGAVVSGPIPLPSNKKIYTVLRSTFVNKKSREQFELSTYKRLLDIYSTTSKTIDALMKLELPNGVEVEIKV; this is encoded by the coding sequence GTGAATCAGAGGATTAGAATAAAATTAAAATCGTACGATCACAACCTGGTTGACAAATCGGCCGAAAAGATTGTTAAAACCGTTAAGTCAACCGGTGCGGTGGTAAGCGGACCCATTCCCCTGCCATCCAACAAAAAAATCTACACTGTATTGCGTTCAACTTTTGTTAACAAAAAGTCGAGGGAGCAGTTTGAATTATCCACTTACAAAAGACTGCTTGACATATACAGTACTACATCAAAAACCATTGATGCGCTTATGAAACTTGAGCTGCCCAACGGTGTTGAAGTAGAAATTAAAGTATAG
- the fusA gene encoding elongation factor G yields the protein MSENLTYIRNIGIMAHIDAGKTTTTERILYYTGINHRMGEVHEGNTTMDWMEQEQERGITITSAATTVYWKTNNTPYKINIIDTPGHVDFTVEVERSLRVLDGAVALFCAVGGVEPQSETVWHQADKYHVPRISYVNKMDRSGADFFQVINQIKDKLGARPVVIQIPIGEEDNFRGIVDLVRNKAFEWDEDSLGLNFNEVPIPEDLKEIVHEYRTKLVEGAAEENEALLEKFLQDPDSINSEEIISALRKATIEMRITPVLCGSSFRNKAVQQLLDAIILYLPSPVDLPAITGINPFTEKTEERHSDTTLPFSGLAFKITSDSYFGKLAFFRVYSGTLSIGSIIYNASTGKKERISKIMRMHANKQKQINTIEAGDIGALVGFKEIRTGDTLCDEKHPIILESIIFPEPVINISVEPKTTADIDKLNNCLRKIAEEDPTFSIKYNDETGQTILSGMGELHLDIILDRIKREHKVECNHGIPQVAYKEAIKSVVRHREIYKKQTGGKGRFADIDFEISPADTGVKGLQFIDEVSSGNLTKEFIRATQRGFEAALANGVLAGFPFESAKIRLLDGSFHNVDSDALAFEIAARFAFKEACKKAACVLMEPIMRLEVVTPEEYVGDVTSDLNKRRAHMENVTAKIGFQIVKATVPLAEMFGYVTALRTITSGRAIFSMEFSHYFETPKEISDNVIYKIKGYLPIIP from the coding sequence ATGTCAGAAAACTTAACTTATATCAGAAATATTGGCATTATGGCACACATAGACGCGGGTAAAACCACGACTACTGAGCGAATTTTATATTATACCGGCATCAATCACCGTATGGGCGAAGTTCATGAAGGAAACACAACCATGGACTGGATGGAACAAGAGCAGGAACGTGGCATAACTATAACCTCTGCAGCTACTACTGTTTATTGGAAAACCAACAACACGCCCTATAAGATTAATATCATTGACACGCCCGGACATGTTGACTTCACTGTGGAAGTGGAACGCAGCCTTCGTGTGCTTGATGGTGCTGTTGCTTTATTCTGTGCTGTGGGCGGTGTTGAACCACAGTCGGAAACTGTCTGGCATCAGGCTGATAAATACCATGTGCCGCGTATCAGTTACGTAAATAAAATGGACCGCTCCGGCGCTGACTTTTTTCAGGTTATCAACCAGATTAAAGATAAACTCGGTGCACGCCCCGTTGTAATACAAATACCCATAGGCGAGGAAGATAATTTCCGCGGTATTGTTGACCTTGTCAGAAATAAAGCTTTTGAATGGGACGAAGATTCGCTCGGATTAAACTTCAATGAAGTGCCCATTCCTGAAGACCTCAAAGAAATTGTACATGAATACAGGACCAAACTTGTGGAAGGTGCCGCCGAAGAAAACGAAGCTCTTTTAGAAAAATTTTTGCAAGACCCCGACTCCATCAACAGTGAAGAAATCATCTCTGCCCTCCGCAAAGCTACAATTGAAATGAGAATCACACCTGTACTATGCGGATCATCATTCAGAAATAAAGCCGTACAACAGCTACTTGATGCTATAATTCTTTATCTACCCAGTCCAGTTGATTTACCGGCAATAACAGGAATAAATCCTTTTACCGAAAAAACCGAAGAACGTCATTCCGATACCACTTTGCCTTTCAGCGGGCTGGCATTTAAAATTACTTCCGATTCCTATTTTGGAAAACTTGCTTTTTTCAGAGTTTACTCCGGCACACTTTCGATAGGCAGTATTATATACAATGCAAGCACTGGTAAAAAAGAAAGAATTTCCAAAATCATGCGCATGCATGCAAACAAGCAGAAACAAATAAATACCATTGAAGCAGGAGATATAGGTGCCCTGGTGGGATTCAAAGAGATAAGAACCGGAGATACCCTTTGCGATGAAAAACATCCCATAATTCTTGAATCTATAATATTTCCGGAACCTGTTATCAATATTTCCGTTGAACCTAAAACCACGGCAGATATTGACAAACTCAACAATTGCCTTAGAAAAATAGCAGAAGAAGACCCCACTTTTTCCATAAAATATAACGATGAAACAGGGCAAACTATCCTCAGCGGTATGGGAGAACTTCATCTGGATATCATTCTTGACCGCATTAAAAGGGAACATAAAGTAGAATGCAACCATGGAATTCCACAGGTTGCATACAAAGAAGCGATAAAATCTGTTGTCCGCCACCGGGAAATATATAAAAAACAAACAGGAGGCAAGGGACGTTTTGCCGATATTGATTTTGAAATCTCCCCCGCTGACACAGGAGTTAAGGGCCTGCAGTTTATTGATGAAGTAAGCAGCGGCAATCTTACTAAAGAATTTATCAGGGCTACACAGAGAGGCTTTGAAGCTGCCCTCGCTAATGGAGTGCTGGCAGGATTCCCCTTTGAATCTGCAAAAATCCGCCTTCTTGACGGCTCATTTCACAACGTGGATTCCGATGCACTGGCTTTTGAAATTGCCGCACGCTTTGCTTTTAAAGAAGCCTGCAAAAAAGCCGCATGTGTTCTGATGGAACCAATAATGAGACTCGAAGTTGTTACTCCCGAAGAATATGTAGGTGATGTTACAAGTGACCTGAACAAACGCCGGGCTCACATGGAAAATGTAACAGCAAAAATTGGCTTTCAGATAGTGAAAGCAACAGTACCCTTAGCAGAAATGTTTGGTTATGTTACTGCATTAAGAACCATCACATCGGGAAGGGCTATTTTTTCAATGGAATTCTCACATTACTTTGAAACTCCAAAAGAAATTTCTGATAATGTAATATATAAAATAAAAGGATATTTACCAATTATACCATAA
- the rpsG gene encoding 30S ribosomal protein S7: protein MRKSTPKKRIILPDPRFNDTLVTKFVNNIMLRGKKNIAFDVFYDAIDIVSEKSGEDGLEVFKKALANVTPSVEVRSRRIGGATFQIPSEIRPGRKMSIGMKNLIKYARLRHEKSMCQKLAAEILAGYKEEGAAFKKKEDTHRMAEANKAFSHFKF, encoded by the coding sequence ATGAGAAAATCAACTCCAAAGAAACGGATAATTCTCCCTGACCCAAGGTTCAATGATACACTGGTAACAAAGTTCGTCAACAACATTATGCTTCGGGGCAAGAAGAATATTGCCTTTGATGTTTTTTACGATGCGATAGATATCGTGTCGGAAAAAAGCGGCGAAGACGGACTTGAAGTATTTAAAAAGGCACTGGCTAACGTAACCCCTTCCGTTGAGGTACGCAGCCGCAGAATCGGTGGTGCCACCTTCCAGATACCCTCAGAAATAAGGCCCGGAAGAAAAATGTCTATAGGTATGAAAAACCTGATAAAATATGCCCGTTTACGCCACGAGAAATCCATGTGCCAAAAGTTAGCCGCAGAAATATTAGCCGGCTATAAAGAAGAAGGTGCCGCCTTTAAGAAAAAAGAAGATACGCACCGTATGGCCGAAGCTAACAAGGCATTTTCTCATTTTAAGTTTTAA
- the rpsL gene encoding 30S ribosomal protein S12 gives MPTIQQLVRKGRKKLTYKSKSRALDSCPQKRGVCTRVYTTTPKKPNSAMRKVARVKLTKSNKEVNAYIPGEGHNLQEHSIVLIRGGRVKDLPGVRYHIIRGALDTSGVDGRNQRRSKYGTKRPKAKKAS, from the coding sequence ATGCCTACAATACAGCAGTTAGTTCGCAAAGGACGCAAGAAATTAACGTATAAAAGCAAATCCAGAGCTTTGGATTCCTGCCCGCAGAAGCGTGGTGTATGCACCAGAGTTTACACTACAACACCTAAAAAGCCAAATTCGGCGATGCGTAAAGTGGCAAGGGTTAAACTGACAAAAAGCAACAAAGAAGTAAATGCATACATTCCGGGCGAAGGCCACAACCTTCAGGAACACTCCATCGTTCTTATCAGGGGCGGCAGGGTAAAAGACCTTCCCGGTGTTCGTTATCATATCATCCGCGGAGCATTGGACACCTCGGGTGTGGATGGCAGAAATCAGCGCCGTTCCAAGTATGGCACCAAACGTCCCAAAGCAAAAAAAGCGAGTTAA
- the coaD gene encoding pantetheine-phosphate adenylyltransferase, with protein MINSAVFPGSFDPITKGHESVVLRSLNLFDSVTVAIGFNAEKKYLFPVELRMQWLKDVFAPYPQVNVTFYEGLTTDFCKKHNLKYIIRGLRTSADFEFERSIGQMNKKIYPEIETVFMLALPEYNALSSSVLRDIYRNGGDIKQFIPEKIQLPDIK; from the coding sequence ATGATAAATTCTGCCGTTTTCCCCGGCTCCTTCGACCCCATCACCAAAGGACACGAATCCGTGGTGCTTCGCAGCTTGAATCTGTTTGATTCGGTGACAGTGGCCATTGGGTTCAATGCAGAAAAAAAGTACCTGTTTCCCGTTGAGTTGCGCATGCAATGGCTCAAGGATGTGTTTGCACCTTATCCGCAGGTCAATGTTACTTTTTATGAAGGGCTTACAACAGATTTTTGCAAAAAACACAACCTTAAATATATTATTCGCGGCTTACGAACATCTGCTGATTTTGAATTTGAACGTAGTATAGGGCAGATGAATAAAAAAATTTATCCTGAGATAGAAACTGTTTTTATGCTTGCCCTGCCCGAATACAATGCCCTGAGTTCATCAGTATTGCGCGATATATACAGAAACGGTGGGGATATTAAACAGTTTATCCCTGAAAAAATACAATTACCAGATATAAAATAA
- a CDS encoding TlpA family protein disulfide reductase, producing the protein MLRYLFFLILLIAASNAGAQNVTISGVAKGAEGKTILLKQYSDFFSMNEVPVAKNVIDSLGCFTIKGNINGTSMAVIHIEYYSGEIYLEPNKTYNVEIKNLVFNEKFDKVNYTLSPFTCFVRVLTEDKNELNSLVQKLNIMYNSFLRENVYLLNKKQILSKVDTFLIAVNDTFAGVQHPFFSDYLKYRLASLKHFTSYSSPDKLFLDYLYQKAPLYDNVEYLSFFSGFFEAYFNDISRPVLMSDLYIPVNSNKSYFELMDVLGKDSLLKNEKFRELVAVYLLNVCYANKDFSKNNVVAILENIAMKSKFEQHKHIAGSILQNLTRLNKGMPAPDFELKSTSGSYVKLSDFIGHYVYLNFFTSWCLDCKAEMELMKKLRENYGNEVVFISVSADREFMKAYHFAHDNKYNWLFLHLNSDYDLLESYSVYAYPAFALIDKNGKIIKCPAPKPSDNIEFVLNNLIKSGN; encoded by the coding sequence TTGCTTCGATATTTATTTTTTCTTATTTTGCTGATAGCAGCCAGCAATGCCGGTGCACAAAATGTAACTATTTCCGGAGTTGCAAAGGGTGCTGAGGGGAAAACTATACTCTTGAAACAATACTCCGATTTTTTCTCGATGAATGAGGTCCCTGTAGCAAAAAATGTTATTGATTCGTTGGGCTGTTTTACTATAAAAGGCAACATCAACGGGACATCTATGGCAGTGATACACATTGAGTATTACTCCGGCGAGATATACCTTGAACCCAACAAAACTTATAATGTTGAAATAAAAAATCTTGTTTTTAATGAAAAATTTGACAAGGTGAACTATACCTTGAGCCCTTTTACATGCTTCGTCAGGGTGCTTACTGAAGATAAAAATGAGCTGAACTCCCTGGTGCAAAAACTGAACATCATGTATAACAGTTTCTTACGTGAAAATGTTTACCTTCTAAATAAAAAACAAATCCTATCGAAGGTGGATACTTTTTTAATAGCAGTCAATGATACTTTTGCCGGAGTTCAGCACCCGTTTTTTTCAGATTACCTGAAATACCGTCTGGCTTCGCTTAAGCATTTTACATCGTATTCCAGTCCTGACAAACTTTTTCTGGATTATCTTTATCAAAAAGCACCCCTTTATGATAATGTTGAATATTTATCTTTTTTTAGCGGATTTTTTGAAGCTTACTTTAATGACATAAGCCGCCCGGTGCTGATGAGCGATTTATATATCCCTGTAAATTCCAACAAAAGTTATTTTGAATTGATGGATGTTCTTGGAAAAGACAGTTTGCTGAAAAATGAAAAATTCAGGGAATTGGTTGCTGTATATCTTCTCAATGTGTGTTATGCCAACAAGGACTTCAGCAAAAATAATGTTGTGGCAATACTGGAAAATATTGCAATGAAAAGTAAATTTGAACAGCACAAGCACATTGCAGGCAGTATTTTACAGAATCTGACAAGGCTGAACAAGGGCATGCCTGCACCGGATTTTGAACTTAAAAGTACAAGTGGCTCTTATGTGAAGCTTAGTGATTTTATTGGGCATTATGTATATCTTAATTTTTTTACCTCCTGGTGCCTGGATTGTAAAGCAGAAATGGAGCTGATGAAAAAGCTTCGTGAAAATTATGGAAATGAGGTCGTTTTCATCAGTGTTTCTGCAGACCGTGAGTTTATGAAAGCCTACCATTTTGCACACGATAATAAATACAACTGGTTGTTTTTGCACCTTAACAGCGATTATGATTTGCTGGAATCATATTCTGTTTACGCATATCCCGCTTTTGCCTTAATTGATAAGAATGGAAAAATAATAAAGTGTCCTGCACCAAAGCCCAGCGATAACATAGAATTTGTGTTAAATAATCTGATAAAATCAGGGAATTAG
- the dnaK gene encoding molecular chaperone DnaK, which produces MAKIIGIDLGTTNSCVSVMEGNEPVVIPNSEGKRTTPSIVAFTSNGERKVGDPAKRQAITNPKNTVYSIKRFMGETFDRMTKEIGRVSFKVERGENNTPRVKITDRLYTPQEISAMVLQKMKKTAEDYLGHEVHDAVITVPAYFSDSQRQATKEAGEIAGLNVKRIINEPTAAALAYGLDKKSHDLKVAVYDLGGGTFDISILELGDGVFEVKSTNGDTHLGGDDFDHNVIEWLAQEFKSEENIDLRKDPMALQRLKEAAEKAKIELSSSTETDINLPYITSVDGVPKHLVRKLTRAKFEQLCDEQFRATIEPCRKALADANMKASDIDEVILVGGSTRIPKIQKMVEEFFGKVPSKGVNPDEVVAVGAAIQGGVLTGEVKDVLLLDVTPLSLGIETLGGVMTKLIESNTTIPIKKSETFSTASDSQTSVEIHILQGERPMASGNKSIGRFHLDGIPPAPRGIPQIEVTFDIDANGILNVSAKDKATGKSQQIRIEASSGLNDAEIKRMKDEAAANAESDKKTKEHADKLNAADSMIFTTEKQLKEYGDKIPAAKKEPIESALKELKDAYQSKNIELIDAALAKINTVWQAASQDMYNASQQGQGAAQDAGQQQTQDPGNNSSGNDNVTDVDFEEVKDK; this is translated from the coding sequence ATGGCAAAAATTATTGGAATTGATTTAGGTACCACCAACTCTTGCGTTTCAGTAATGGAAGGGAATGAACCTGTTGTAATTCCCAACAGCGAAGGCAAACGTACAACCCCGTCCATTGTGGCATTCACCAGCAACGGTGAACGTAAAGTTGGAGACCCTGCAAAACGCCAGGCGATAACTAATCCAAAAAATACGGTGTATTCAATTAAACGTTTTATGGGCGAAACTTTCGACCGTATGACGAAAGAAATAGGCCGTGTTTCCTTCAAGGTAGAACGGGGCGAAAACAACACACCACGTGTAAAGATCACCGACAGGTTATACACGCCACAGGAAATATCTGCGATGGTGTTGCAGAAAATGAAAAAAACTGCTGAAGATTATCTCGGACATGAGGTACACGATGCTGTGATAACGGTTCCTGCATACTTCAGCGATTCGCAACGCCAGGCAACCAAGGAAGCGGGAGAAATAGCCGGACTTAATGTAAAAAGGATTATAAATGAACCTACTGCTGCTGCACTGGCTTACGGTCTTGACAAAAAAAGCCATGACCTGAAAGTTGCCGTGTACGACCTTGGCGGAGGTACATTTGATATTTCCATACTGGAACTGGGCGATGGTGTTTTCGAAGTTAAATCCACAAATGGAGATACCCATCTCGGCGGCGACGACTTCGACCACAACGTAATAGAATGGCTGGCCCAGGAATTTAAAAGCGAAGAAAATATTGACCTCCGTAAAGACCCGATGGCTCTGCAGCGCCTGAAAGAAGCTGCAGAAAAAGCAAAAATAGAACTTTCAAGTTCCACAGAAACCGACATCAACCTGCCGTATATCACTTCCGTTGACGGAGTTCCCAAGCATTTGGTAAGAAAACTTACACGTGCCAAATTTGAACAACTTTGCGACGAACAGTTCCGTGCAACTATTGAACCCTGCCGCAAAGCATTAGCTGATGCAAACATGAAAGCTTCAGATATTGATGAGGTTATACTTGTTGGCGGCTCAACACGTATCCCAAAGATTCAGAAAATGGTTGAAGAGTTTTTCGGTAAGGTTCCTTCAAAAGGTGTAAACCCTGATGAAGTGGTTGCCGTTGGAGCAGCCATACAGGGAGGTGTCCTGACGGGAGAAGTAAAAGATGTGTTGCTGCTGGATGTTACACCACTATCGCTTGGCATTGAGACACTTGGCGGCGTGATGACCAAACTTATTGAGTCGAATACAACCATTCCAATAAAGAAATCAGAAACTTTTTCTACAGCATCTGACAGCCAAACATCCGTGGAAATACATATACTTCAGGGCGAAAGGCCCATGGCCTCGGGCAACAAGAGTATTGGGCGTTTTCATCTTGATGGAATACCCCCTGCCCCTCGCGGAATTCCTCAGATAGAAGTTACCTTTGACATTGATGCCAATGGCATACTTAACGTTTCTGCCAAGGACAAAGCTACAGGCAAATCACAGCAAATCAGAATTGAGGCCTCTTCGGGCTTAAATGATGCAGAAATAAAACGGATGAAAGACGAAGCCGCTGCTAATGCTGAGTCAGACAAAAAAACCAAAGAACATGCCGACAAGTTAAATGCTGCCGATTCGATGATTTTCACCACCGAGAAACAACTGAAAGAATACGGAGATAAAATCCCTGCAGCTAAAAAAGAACCTATCGAAAGCGCATTGAAAGAATTAAAGGATGCTTACCAGAGCAAAAATATCGAACTCATTGATGCCGCTCTGGCAAAAATAAATACGGTATGGCAGGCTGCCAGCCAGGATATGTACAATGCTTCGCAGCAGGGACAAGGGGCTGCACAGGATGCCGGCCAGCAACAAACTCAAGACCCGGGGAACAACAGCAGCGGAAATGACAATGTTACGGATGTTGATTTTGAAGAAGTAAAAGATAAATAA